A region of the Littorina saxatilis isolate snail1 linkage group LG12, US_GU_Lsax_2.0, whole genome shotgun sequence genome:
TCTCTGTTTGTTAATCATATTGCAAATCTAGCTGTTCATTGACGGCGCAAATACTGGTAAAAGTCTGCTTGGCACTTATTATTTCTTCTCTCTATCTGTTGATCATACTTGCAGGTCTGTCTAATATGCTTTCattcttctctctctatttgttgAAAATACTGGAAGTCTGTCCAATGCTTTCATTAACTCGATCTTCTCTCTCCGTTTGTTGATCAATACTGCAAGTCTGTCTAATGCTTTCattcttctctctctatttgttgATCATACTGCAAGTCTGTCCAATGCTTTCTTTAACTCAATCTTCTCTCTCAGTTTGTTGATCAATGCTGCAAGTCTGTCTAATGCTTTCattcttctctctctatttgttgATCAATATACTGCAGGTCTGTCCAATGCTTTTATTAACTTTTCTCTCTCCGTTTGTTGATCATATACTGCAAGTCTGTCTAATGGTTtcattcttctctctctgttcattgATGGTcctttaataataataagtCTAGCTGGGACTTACTGTCTTTTCTCTCTGTTCGTTGACCATGCTACCGCCTTTGGTCGTTTCCTGGCTCAGAACCATGCACTCAAACTCGGCACGATGGATCGTCGGACCGTAGACATCATTGATGCTGACAATGTCTGGCTTTATGTTGGGCTTGATGTCAGCGATGAACTCTCTCACACCTGCCATGCGTTCCTCTTGTGGTAGAATCAGTTCCCTGAGTGTCTTCTCTGTCAattgaaacaaaaacaacaattatagagcACTGCGTGGTGATGGAAATATTTCCACCAGAAAATCAAATGACAGCTCCTATCATTACCTCCAATCAATAAGTCAGGTCTCTATTTGAAACAATGTTTTCTTGTATCATTATCATGACCTCATATGAAAACAAAAGTTCCAGTACCACACATTATTTGAGGACAGAACACTTAATTAACATGGCTTAACATCAAACTTAGAAGCACAGCTCAATTAAATGGACACTGTTAAGCCTAAAACCACCGGACAAAAAGGTATAAATGCATCTATAGTAACCTTCCAACATAATTTATTgacaaaatatatatatcttcaaaatcaccaattcttgtcccaaatagaaatattttctgagaggacgttaactccccccttttagtttttttagtccttgcatgtgtgtgcaactacaacacacaaacgcacacatgcatgcgcgcacgcatacacacacacacaccttaacaCCCCACTTAAGTACACAAGTCTTACTTCAAACTTGAAACTTACTGGCATTCATATCTTCACTGGTGACCCCTACTGTAACTTCCTTCTCACAGAGAAGACAACTGCGACTGAGCAGCAAGTTGTGACCCAAATGCAAGCGGTCAAATGTTCCTCCCAACACGACGTAGTCATAGGTGGTCAGCGTGGCACCTTCTTTGTGTGGGGAGTTGTCCGCAGCATTCGTATCCAGTCTCTGAACTGTCATGTCCGCGTGAatcctgtttaaaaaaaaaagaagtaaattaCAGAACAATTAGATTATTATGTTCAGGTGTGCAACGTTCATTCTTTTATGTATTTGATCAGGGTTTGGATGCTTTACATAGAACAGATTAAGAAAGATTAGGAAAAAGTACAGCCAACGTCATAAGTACAACATAACAAaaccataaacaaaacaaaaaacaagcaaaaatcCGGGCAAACTGAAACTGGGAACAAATTCTCAGTCTCtgttttattatcattattttatgTATACACTGccacaaaaaaaagtgtttagttTCATGCAGTAAAAAGACTCAGTTAAAAAATTGTTTCTTTTAAAAATGCATTATTTCTTTAGCACTCACCCTTCAGAGAATGTCTCTTGAAGCAGCTGCACAATAGATGCCCGGTCAAAATTCCAGCTGTCTACTAGGGAAGGAGCATCTGACATTAACACACTGAGGGGTTTCTTCAGTCTGTACTTGGGTGCAGATACCTGCTGTCTGTTTGTAATGTGTGCCAACAAAATCCTTATGTCCAGGTTTTGACACCTTGTGGAGCTTAACCCATAAACATCAGAAATAAATGTCTCAACGTCAGCGGTGCAAGCCAAGGGAGATAACAGGGATGTGTGAAGGGACCCAGAGGTTCGGAGAGCGGGCTGCAGGTGAATGTAGACTGTGTCAGAGATGACGGACGAGACCTGCTCCAACAGACGAGGAATCTGACTTCTCAGGGCTGACACCGGCTGCGTCAGAATCACCAGTCCATTTGGAAACATCTTGTTCTGGGATCTaaagtgacaaaacaaaaacagttcaGAATGTTTCAAGTGAAGCTTTTGTTAACAGGTTTGCAAACCTGATCAACCCAGTATGATCTACTACTATGATAGTGATGTTCAAATTTATAGGCACAGAGGACAATGGGTCTGATTCAGCAACACTGAATAAATGcatgagtgtgggtgtgtgtgttctgtgtctGCCAGCTCATGGGTATAATGGCAGTTGAATTCATTATGAAATATATATTGCCCATGTGGCGTTTGCCTGAAACATGATTCTTCAGAGCTATGTCTCTCCAGTTATACATTATAATTGTGA
Encoded here:
- the LOC138981492 gene encoding bifunctional coenzyme A synthase-like, with translation MFPNGLVILTQPVSALRSQIPRLLEQVSSVISDTVYIHLQPALRTSGSLHTSLLSPLACTADVETFISDVYGLSSTRCQNLDIRILLAHITNRQQVSAPKYRLKKPLSVLMSDAPSLVDSWNFDRASIVQLLQETFSEGIHADMTVQRLDTNAADNSPHKEGATLTTYDYVVLGGTFDRLHLGHNLLLSRSCLLCEKEVTVGVTSEDMNAKKTLRELILPQEERMAGVREFIADIKPNIKPDIVSINDVYGPTIHRAEFECMVLSQETTKGGSMVNEQREKTGLKQLELVTIDLVEDTCRAPEEEEKVSSSSQRRRLLGTLLRPPVPKPDVPPRPYRIGLTGGIASGKSNMCKELATLGAGVVNCDLLGHKAYEPGTEGFKAVVSEFGDDLITEKGDVDRKKLGSIVFSDKSKLEKLNSIVWPEIMKLAEKEMKQLAVDGVTVVVLEAAVLFEAGWDKSVHEVWTTFVPREEAIQRVLKRNQLSEEEAAKRLDSQLANKERIAKSNVVICPLWEFEYTRKQIQKAWDLLQQRLPPSSSL